The Ferviditalea candida genome includes the window TTATTCAATTTAATCGTTATTCCGAAAAAGGGATGGCACTCCACCGCTGTTGAAATTCAAGTTGTCTTGAATTGTCTCATGTGGCAACAACTTGATTTCAAAGGCGGACGTAAACTTTCCATTTTTCTTACTGCATGATGCGCTGCACCGAATAGACATCCTTGAGCCGTTTGATTTTATCCACCACGGATTGAAGATGGTCGGTGTTGCGGATCAGAATGGTCATATGAATCAACGCCATTTTATTTTTGTCGGATCGCCCGGATACGGCGGACATATTCGTTTTGCTTTCCGATACGGCCTGAAGCACCTCGTTCAGCAGTCCCCTGCGGTCGTGTCCGGTTATTTCGATTTCCACGCTGTAGTTGGCCTCCGCCATATCGTCCCAGCGCACTTGGATTAACCGCTCCGCTTCTTCCCCTTCTCCAAGCGGAATGTTCGTGCAATCCGCCCTGTGTACAGATACTCCCCGTCCCCTTGTAATATATCCGATAATCTCGTCTCCCGGCACCGGATTGCAGCATTTGGCGAACCGGACCAGCAGATTGTCGACCCCCTCCACGCTGACGCCGTGCGCCGGCCTGCTCTTCCGCTCGGGTGCGGACTTGACTTCCTTCATTTCGGAGGTGAGCTGAATCGATTGAACTTCTTCCGCTTCTTTGCGCGCCTTATCCGTGAGCCTTGTGGAAATTTGCGCAGCCGTTATGCCGCCAAAGCCGATGGCGGACAGCATATCCTCGATATCGTTGAAGTTGAACTTTTTAGCCACTTCCAGCATCTTATCATCAGCCATAAAATCGGAAGGTTCAAATCCCTGCCGCTTCAGCTCGCGCTCGACCGATTCCTTGCCTTTGGCAACATATTCCTCCCGCTTCTCCTTTTTGAACCACTGTTTGATTTTGCTTTTGGCTTGAGAGGACTGGGCGATTTTGAGCCAATCCTGGCTGGGTCCGTACGAATGCTTGGAGGTCAGGATTTCGACGATATCGCCTGTTTTCAATTTATAATCCAAAGGCACAATTTTACTGTTGACTTTGGCGCCGATCGTGCGGTTGCCGACTTCCGTATGGATCCTGTAAGCAAAGTCCAGCGGCACGGAACCCGCGGGCAATTCGATGACCTCTCCTTTGGGGGTGAACACGAAAACCAGATCGGAGAAAAAGTCCATTTTGAGCGATTCCATGAATTCCTTGGCATCGCTGGTTTCCCGCTGCAGCTCGAGAATTTCCCGGAACCAGCCCATTTTCTCTCCAAAGCTGCCCGTCGGCACCACAGTGCCTTCCTTGTAGGCCCAATGGGCGGCGATGCCGAATTCCGACGTCTGGTGCATTTCCCAGGTGCGGATCTGCACCTCCAGCGGCTCTCCCTTCGGTCCGATCACCGTGGTGTGCAGGGATTGATACATGTTCGGCTTGGGCATGGCGATGTAGTCCTTAAATCTTCCCGGCATCGGCTTCCACAAAGTATGGATGATCCCCAATGTCGCATAGCAGTCTTTAATATTGTCAACAATCACGCGGATCGCCAGCAAATCATAAATTTCGTTAAACTGCTTGTTCCGCGCGGTCATTTTTTTGTAGATGCTGTATATATGCTTCGGACG containing:
- a CDS encoding RelA/SpoT family protein, whose amino-acid sequence is MGVEQLIEKASEYLKADDLKRIRQAYEFADKAHHGQLRKSGEPYILHPLAVAEILVNMHMDGTSIIAALLHDVVEDTTVSLDAVKEHFGTTCAMLVDGLTKLEKIKFKTKEEQQNENYRKMFVAMAQDIRVILIKLADRLHNMRTLKYQSEENQRKIAYETLEIFCPIAHRLGISAIKWEMEDIALRYLNPQQYYRIVNLMQKKRAEREQYILEVIDNIKEKVKEMGIEADISGRPKHIYSIYKKMTARNKQFNEIYDLLAIRVIVDNIKDCYATLGIIHTLWKPMPGRFKDYIAMPKPNMYQSLHTTVIGPKGEPLEVQIRTWEMHQTSEFGIAAHWAYKEGTVVPTGSFGEKMGWFREILELQRETSDAKEFMESLKMDFFSDLVFVFTPKGEVIELPAGSVPLDFAYRIHTEVGNRTIGAKVNSKIVPLDYKLKTGDIVEILTSKHSYGPSQDWLKIAQSSQAKSKIKQWFKKEKREEYVAKGKESVERELKRQGFEPSDFMADDKMLEVAKKFNFNDIEDMLSAIGFGGITAAQISTRLTDKARKEAEEVQSIQLTSEMKEVKSAPERKSRPAHGVSVEGVDNLLVRFAKCCNPVPGDEIIGYITRGRGVSVHRADCTNIPLGEGEEAERLIQVRWDDMAEANYSVEIEITGHDRRGLLNEVLQAVSESKTNMSAVSGRSDKNKMALIHMTILIRNTDHLQSVVDKIKRLKDVYSVQRIMQ